CTCTCTCCACACTCCATTAACCACCGTGATTTTGGGGCCACCTGTTTTGCTTCCGTCGACGAGGACGACGGAAGCTATTTCGCGGAAGATGTCGTTGAGCTCGTCGGTGGAAGAAGACCTAAGGAAGGAGAGGATGCAAGATTTTAGTGCTTCACTGTCGGAGGTAGCAGCGGCCATGGTGAGAACGGAGTTGATAGATGCAGGAGAGAAGACGACGTTAGAGTTTTTGTCTGCGGCAGAGATTACTTCCCCCGCAAGGAAAAGAGCAACGtcgttttgcttcttcatcgCTTCTTGACATGGACGTTTTGCTTCTTCGTCGTATTGCTTCTTGTCAAGAAGTTCTTGCAAAGAATccatcttttgctttttcttcgTGTTGAGTGCTAGAGAAGGGCTCTGCGATTTCTGATGTGCTAAGTTTTTGGTTCttccttttaatttttgttctgagcacacaaatatatatataaaatataagatgCCTAGTATCTAATTAAGATAGAACTTGGTGCATCTTCGAattaggggaaaaaaaaaagtatatacataCCATATAATAATCTGATATCTGTTAGGAGAACTAAacttttttaatcatatatacacTTTTATGATAATCATGATTAGGATCCTTCAGGCTTtataatgaaattttaatttaaatatcttatcttttatatataggaattttgttatttaattataaataaaatttaagtgAAGTTTCTAGAGTATGATTATTCAATATTCATAATAGATATTACAATGATTATGTGttatgtttttggtaaaaacttaaaattaattaatattgacTTTAGCACCACCTTATATTGTATCCAATATATAgtttactttaaaatttaaatagattttaactaaaatataatattagtttctGATATAGCATCTCTtaatttaagaatattttaatatttatagattttgttgttgttaattcTTTACTTATATCCAAATTCTATCTCATATCCAATCCATATTTCTTGTCGGGCAGATAGAAATACATTTTGAGTATTCACGATTGATATCATCATCGCTTTGTCGGTATGGAAGCCTGAGGACCTTGGAACCATTGTAACCCCCAACTTATTGGTCCCATTTGCTTCTCACAAATGTCACAAACACTGACGCACCATCGAGTAGGTggaactctttcttttctgtaTACCACTTATCGAATGGTTCAGCCCAAGCTCCTTTGAAATACAATGCGTTTCCATAAACCTCAATTGTTTCACTGTTTACGGATTCAGCCATTCAGGAGGAAGAAGGTCTTTGATGAGACCCCATCATTGTGTTGGCGGAGTTGATTGATGCCggagagaagatgaagttaGCTAGCTTCTGAAGCTATTACTTTACCCGTAAGGACCAAATCGTCGTTTCGCTTCTTCATTGCTTCTCGCAGAGAGGGACTTGCAATGACTTGTGGTTTGCTGAATTTTTGCGTTCTTCGGTTCGGATCCATCTTTCGGAGAGAAAGATCTGCTGTTTTAGACGATGTGCAAAGTTTTTGTATAGTCATCTTTGGATTCATCCTTGAACGAAAGTAACGTACTATTGCGAATCGTCGAGCTATcatctttttaacttttccGTTTATTTCTTCTgacatgtgtgtgtgtgtatagtCTATATAGAGAACTTGGGTTTTTAATGCAGGGGATATTACGAGAGTCTAAACAAGTATCAATGGATCTTGTAGAAACTGACCTAGCTTAgagttctctgtttcttaagAATCAATGGCAAAACAAGTATGTAGTAGGAAATCATAAGTCGTCTAAGCTTGTAAgcgtgaagaagaagtaaaactCAAATGGAACAGCCACTACATCAGTTTTGTGAATCATTAACCTATCATTCATTGTTAAGTTTCCAAACGAAACACCGTGCCGTTTTTTTCCAAGTGACGAGGAACATtatgattttcatttaaatgttttaacaaaaaacgaCATAAAGTGTATCTCACAGAGAATAATATCTCAGATTCACAGAGGTCAAAGACACCAAGTGATCCAGAGTAGTCAAGGGAAAAGACAGAAGTACCCCTTGCCAAAGTGATCCagagcagaggaagaagaagaagaagacagttTGATAAGTTCAGCTGATCAAGCAAGTGTCTTGAACCAAGAAACATGGAATacacaaaacagagtttatgGGATTTGTCTTCAGCCTTTTCCACCACcctaaaagagaaaacaaaacaatgagatGACTAAGAAGGCCTGCCCTAATAGAACTCAGTATGTAACTGTATCATTCGATGCTTTAAAGATTCTCACCTTGCGAGGCGGGGTTCCTCGCCTTCCTGCATTTTTGCCAAACCCGAAGTTTCCTTTCTTCTCAGATGCTTTAAGGATCTGAAATGAGCACGTCAAGGAATCATCCACACTCATCATTGCTCCTGCGTTATCAAACTCTCCGCAGTAGTTTGGGGCCGAGAATATCGTTACTAGCTGTCTATTTGCAAAGAATTCATACCCGTCTTCCACAACCTAAAGGGCAAAACAATCAACTTCAATGAGGTTAAAAGAGATAAATCATAAGTATTCGTCCATTATTTGTAGGTCCTATGATGACAAGTAAACAAAAGAGACGTACCACAGATACATGTCTAAAGCAAAATATTACCTGATGAGCTCTACAAATTAAGTCAAGGTCATGCGTTTGAAGAAACTCCTCGACTTTATCAGCCCCAAAAGTGTACGAGACACCCCTGTCATTCTCTCCCCATCCTTCAATGTCTTTGTCAGGATCAGACCACAACAGATCACACAGTAGTCCATGATCAGGAATGTCAGCAGGACGAGGAATGTTCCTGATCTCATCCAAGTGCTTCAACTCAGGCGATAGCCCACCATGCATACAGAGGATCTTTTCATCAATAAGAGCAGCAACAGGTAGACAATTAAAGCAGTCAGTAAATATCTTCCACACTCGAACGCTATATCTCTTCTTGCACTCGTCATAGAATCCGTATATACGGTTTATAGAAGCACACTCATGGTTCCCAcgtagaagaaagaaattcTCTTTGTATTTGATCTTGTAGGCAAGAAGAAGGCATATGGTCTCTACACTCTGCTTTCCACGATCTACATAATCCCCAAGAAACAAATAGTTTGCAGCTGGTGGGTAGCCACCATACTCGAACAATCTCAAAAGATCTGAGAACTGACCATGAGTATCTCCTATTAAAAACATGAAACCAACCCCCATTATAGAAGTGCTATTTCACTAGAAACACAAGCCACACAAGCATATGCTACTACTGGTTGCTATAAAATGAAGCAGAACAAACTTATGTATTAGTAAACACATTAGCAACTTTCTGATACCATTATACATCAAAATGATACACAAGATGCACAGAACAATACACTATCAGCTCTGAATCTCTGATATGGAGACAAATGATCATTTCTAACTTCTTTTAGTATCTCACTAATGATAACTGATCAAGTAAACAACAGATTCATATGCAATTCTACAAATATCATTCATACGAATTTATCTAAATTTAAACAACTCTGGTTAGCTAATCAATCTCTAGTTCTATGGATAATCAAACATAATCTACGCAAATCCTcgtagaaaagaaaatttgaagagGAGAGAACAAAATTGATGAATGAATACCACAAATCTTAATAGGAGCCTCGAGTTCAAGAAGATTAGGTTGAGTGAGAAAGATCTGCTTAGCGGTAGAACAAAGATGTTTAATCTCAGCCTCCGTCAACTGAACCTGCTTCGTCGTCTTCCCGTTTTTCGCTCCTAGTAACCTCTTTATAACATCATCCACCACACTATCTTccatcaaaatcaatcaatcactACGAAACCTAACAAAAACCTCTCGAATTCGGTACACCGGAGCGATGAGATAAGAGTTTTTTTCGTCTTCGACCTCCAGTTTCGAAACGCCGTTTCCGATCAAGATGGTTCAAAATCACTTTCCTCTTCGTAGAGAATcaatagagagagaagagaggtttTGTGGTATGTGAAGgtatgagaagaagaagacggaggAGCCCTAGACAGAGAGAATCGGCTAGAGAACGGGGaaggagaaaaaaggaaagcaCACGTGCGGCTCGTGTGAACCGGAAGGGACGGCTTTGTCTTTtgaccaaatttattttttctattattttaaaaactaaagatgGGGAT
This sequence is a window from Arabidopsis thaliana chromosome 1 sequence. Protein-coding genes within it:
- the TOPP3 gene encoding type one serine/threonine protein phosphatase 3 (type one serine/threonine protein phosphatase 3 (TOPP3); CONTAINS InterPro DOMAIN/s: Metallophosphoesterase (InterPro:IPR004843), Serine/threonine-specific protein phosphatase/bis(5-nucleosyl)-tetraphosphatase (InterPro:IPR006186); BEST Arabidopsis thaliana protein match is: Calcineurin-like metallo-phosphoesterase superfamily protein (TAIR:AT4G11240.1); Has 6826 Blast hits to 6627 proteins in 481 species: Archae - 78; Bacteria - 203; Metazoa - 2409; Fungi - 1417; Plants - 984; Viruses - 0; Other Eukaryotes - 1735 (source: NCBI BLink).), coding for MEDSVVDDVIKRLLGAKNGKTTKQVQLTEAEIKHLCSTAKQIFLTQPNLLELEAPIKICGDTHGQFSDLLRLFEYGGYPPAANYLFLGDYVDRGKQSVETICLLLAYKIKYKENFFLLRGNHECASINRIYGFYDECKKRYSVRVWKIFTDCFNCLPVAALIDEKILCMHGGLSPELKHLDEIRNIPRPADIPDHGLLCDLLWSDPDKDIEGWGENDRGVSYTFGADKVEEFLQTHDLDLICRAHQVVEDGYEFFANRQLVTIFSAPNYCGEFDNAGAMMSVDDSLTCSFQILKASEKKGNFGFGKNAGRRGTPPRKGGGKG